TTCCTTCTTCCCTCTTCCTTCTTCCTTCCTACCAATCCAGAGGCGCAAAATATTAGGAATTACTAGATTTCGCGAACCCGCACCCAAACCGATCGCCTGAATCTGCATCGATGGTGGCGGGCCAAAAGCAGAAGCGAGAGTACAAGCGATCGCAGTACCCGTAGGAGTGCACAACTCGCGATCGATCCCATTGCTATAAACCGGCACTCCATGAGTTTCCCACAACCGCATCACAGCAGGCGTGGGCACAGCTAACTTGCCATGTGCAGCCTTCACCGTACCCCCACCAGTCGGCATCGGCGAAAAGTAAAACTCCTGAATATCCAACCAATCCAAACCCAAACAAGTACCGACAATATCAATAATTGCATCCGTAGCCCCCACCTCGTGAAAGTGAACCTCGCTTGGGGGAATACCATGTACGGCAGCCTCTGCATCTGCTAATTTGCCAAATACGCTCAAACTCCACGCTTCCACGCGCGGAGGCAATTTTGCAGAGACAATGATTTGCTCAATTTGGGGCAAATGGCGGTGATGGCTGTGGCTAATTTCGGCATCTGCTTCGCCGTGACTGTGAGAATGTTCTTCCCCGTGGTGATGGTGGTGGCGCGCATCGAAAGTCGGCGATTCCGTTTCCGAGGGATCGAGGGCGGAGTCAGCAGCCAGATTGTTTGATTTTAAGGGCAAATCTCCTGTTAAATCGACATAAAATTTAGTTGCTTGTTGAGTATTGCGGTGGACTAATTGGGCCCGCAATTGGTACTCAGTCGAAATGCCTAGTAAATCTAGTTTTTCGATTAGGTAGTCTAAGGGAACACCAGCGTGTACAAGAGCTCCTAGGCACATATCGCCAGCAATGCCGGTAGGACAGTCAAAATAAGCTATTTTATTCATTATTAACAATTAATTTTCAACATTGATTGTTTTAGCACATTTGTCGATCGCCCACTTAGCCTGCAATACCTTAACATGGCAATTATTTACGGACTCCATCCAGTTGCACCCCAGAAAGACCGGATCGAGAAGATTACAAAATCTCTCAAAGATGGGGCAGTGATGCTTTATCCAACAGATACAGTTTACGCGATCGGCTGCGATCTCAACTCCAAATCTGCCGTAGAACGAGTCAGGCGGATCAAGCAACTATCCAATGATAAGCCCTTAACCTTCTTGTGCTCCTCATTGTCAAATATCACCGAGTATGCTGCCGTCACCGATGAAGCATACAGAATCATCAAGCGGTTAATCCCCGGGCCGTATACATTTCTGCTACCAGCTAGCAAGTTAGTGCCAAAATTGGTAATGAACCCAAAACGCAAAACCACGGGAATTCGCGTTCCCAACCACCCGCTTTGTTTTACACTGCTAGAATCTTTGGGAAATCCGATTATTTCCACATCTGCTCACATTACCACTGATGATGAAGGTGCAGCACCAGTGCCGGAATCTAAAGCAGAAAGCTTTGGCAAAGCCGAACTTTTTGACTGTTTTTTAAAGTTAGTAGATATCATTATCGATGATGATTCCGATCCGGGATATCAAGTCTCTACGATTCTCGATTTGACAGAAAGCGAACCAATTGTAGTTCGTCGCGGCTTGGGATGGGAAGCAGCCGCCGCCTGGGAGAAAGATTAACATTTGAGGGCTATTGCGCTTCTCCAACAGTCCGCCGGGGGTTCAAAACCCCCGTCTCATAGCAAAAGTCCTCTCAAAG
The window above is part of the Microcoleus sp. bin38.metabat.b11b12b14.051 genome. Proteins encoded here:
- the larC gene encoding nickel pincer cofactor biosynthesis protein LarC, giving the protein MNKIAYFDCPTGIAGDMCLGALVHAGVPLDYLIEKLDLLGISTEYQLRAQLVHRNTQQATKFYVDLTGDLPLKSNNLAADSALDPSETESPTFDARHHHHHGEEHSHSHGEADAEISHSHHRHLPQIEQIIVSAKLPPRVEAWSLSVFGKLADAEAAVHGIPPSEVHFHEVGATDAIIDIVGTCLGLDWLDIQEFYFSPMPTGGGTVKAAHGKLAVPTPAVMRLWETHGVPVYSNGIDRELCTPTGTAIACTLASAFGPPPSMQIQAIGLGAGSRNLVIPNILRLWIGRKEEGRGKKEEGREEKEEGRGEKSSNYQLPITNLQLPIANSQETICVLETQIDDLNPQAIGYVFDALFLAGALDVFTTPIVMKKSRLGVLLTAICHPEFQDACEAVMFRETTTLGIRRSTQQRTILEREIAKVQTEYGDVQIKVAKSGETIVNVQPEYEDCAEIARVKNVSWREVHRLALQIWYDRNRAVDS
- a CDS encoding L-threonylcarbamoyladenylate synthase, whose product is MAIIYGLHPVAPQKDRIEKITKSLKDGAVMLYPTDTVYAIGCDLNSKSAVERVRRIKQLSNDKPLTFLCSSLSNITEYAAVTDEAYRIIKRLIPGPYTFLLPASKLVPKLVMNPKRKTTGIRVPNHPLCFTLLESLGNPIISTSAHITTDDEGAAPVPESKAESFGKAELFDCFLKLVDIIIDDDSDPGYQVSTILDLTESEPIVVRRGLGWEAAAAWEKD